Proteins encoded together in one Dasypus novemcinctus isolate mDasNov1 chromosome 9, mDasNov1.1.hap2, whole genome shotgun sequence window:
- the FOXO6 gene encoding LOW QUALITY PROTEIN: forkhead box protein O6 (The sequence of the model RefSeq protein was modified relative to this genomic sequence to represent the inferred CDS: deleted 16 bases in 13 codons) produces the protein MAAKLRAHQVDVDPDFAPQSRPRSCTWPLPQPDLAGDEDGALGAGVAEGAEDCGPERRATAPAMAPAPPLGAEVGPLRKAKSSRRNAWGNLSYADLITKAIESAPDKRLTLSQIYDWMVRYVPYFKDKGDSNSSAGWKVGATPIRHNLSLHTRFIRVQNEGTGKSSWWMLNPEGGKTGKTPRRRAVSMDNGAKFLRIKGKASKKKQLQAPERSPDDSPPGRASPWACAPAAAKWAASPASHASDDYEAWADFRGGGGRPLLGEAAELEDDEALEALAPSSPLMYPSPASALSPALGARCPGELPRLAELGGPLGLHGGGVRAGLPRGPCWDGAQDAYGPRGSRRGLPPTSGGCKGGAYGGGGGFGPPALSALRRLPMQTIQENKQASFAPAAAPFPPGSVPRCCAAPPPAPRPGPVLGAPGELALAGAAATYPGKGAAPYAPPAPSRSALAHPISLMTLPGEAGVAGLAPPGHAAAFGGPPGGLLLDALPGPYAAAAAGPLGAAPDRFPADLDLDMFSGSLECDVESIILNDFMDSDEMDFNFDSALPPPPPGLAGAPPPNQSWGARLRASAPHPWCPPPRPHGASVFPS, from the exons ATGGCTGCGAAGCTGCGAGCGCATCAGGTGGACGTGGACCCGGACTTCGCGCCGCAAAGCCGGCCGCGCTCGTGTACCTGGCCCCTGCCGCAGCCGGACTTGGCCGGCGACGAGGACGGAGCGCTGGGCGCAGGGGTGGCCGAGGGCGCCGAGGACTGCGGGCCGGAGCGCCGGGCGACGGCCCCCGCGATGGCCCCAGCACCGCCGCTGGGCGCCGAGGTCGGACCGCTGCGGAAAGCGAAGAGCTCCAGGCGGAACGCGTGGGGGAACCTGTCCTACGCCGACCTCATCACCAAAGCCATCGAGAGCGCCCCGGACAAGCGGCTCACGCTCTCGCAGATCTACGACTGGATGGTCCGTTACGTGCCCTACTTCAAGGATAAAGGCGACAGCAACAGCTCGGCCGGCTGGAAGGTGGGGGC AACTCCCATCCGGCACAACTTGTCGCTGCACACCCGTTTCATCCGCGTGCAGAACGAGGGCACAGGAAAGAGCTCCTGGTGGATGCTGAACCCCGAGGGTGGCAAGACAGGCAAGACCCCGCGGCGCAGG GCCGTGTCCATGGACAACGGGGCTAAGTTCCTGCGCATCAAGGGCAAGGCGAGCAAGAAGAAGCAGCTGCAGGCGCCCGAGCGGAGCCCCGACGACAGTCCCCCCGGGCGTGCCAGCCCCTGGGCCTGCGCGCCCGCTGCGGCCAAGTGGGCCGCCAGCCCCGCCTCGCACGCCAGCGACGACTACGAG GCGTGGGCTGACttccgcggcggc ggcgggcgaCCCCTGCTCGGGGAGGCGGCCGAGCTGGAGGATGACGAGGCCCTAGAGGCCCTGGCGCCGTCGTCGCCGCTCATGTACCCGAGCCCAGCGAGC GCGCTGTCGCCGGCGCTGGGTGCGCGCTGCCCCGGGGAGCTGCCCCGC CTGGCGGAGTTGGGAGGCCCGCTGGGCCTGCACGGC GGCGGTGTGCGCGCGGGGCTTCCCCGAGGCCCCTGCTGGGACGGCGCGCAGGACGCATACGGGCCTCGGGGCTCGCGCCGGGGGCTCCCGCCTACTTCGGGCGGCTGCAAGGGCGGCGCCtacggcgggggc gggggctttGGGCCGCCCGCGCTGAGCGCGCTGCGTCGCTTGCCCATGCAGACCATCCAGGAGAACAAGCAGGCCAGCTTCGCGCCGGCCGCCGCGCCCTTCCCGCCCGGGAGCGTT CCGCGCTGCTGCGCCGCGCCGCCGCCCGCTCCGAGGCCCGGCCCGGTGCTGGGCGCGCCG GGGGAGCTGGCGCTGGCGGGCGCGGCCGCTACCTAT CCCGGCAAGGGGGCGGCTCCGTACGCGCCGCCGGCGCCCTCGCGCAGTGCCTTA GCCCACCCCATCAGCCTTATGACACTGCCCGGCGAGGCGGGCGTGGCA GGCCTGGCACCTCCCGGCCACGCGGCCGCCTTCGGGGGCCCACCCGGCGGCCTCCTGCTGGACGCGCTGCCCGGGCCGTacgcggccgccgccgccgggcCGCTGGGCGCTGCTCCCGATCGCTTCCCGGCC GATCTGGACCTCGACATGTTCAGTGGGAGCCTCGAGTGCGACGTTGAGTCCATCATCCTCAATGACTTCATGGACAGCGACGAAATGGACTTCAACTTCGACTCGGCCctgccgccgcccccgcccggccTGGCCGGGGCTCCGCCCCCCAATCAGAGCTGGGGTGCCCGGCTGAGGGCCTCCGCCCCGCACCCCTGGTGCCCCCCGCCCCGTCCCCACGGGGCCTCTGTCTTCCCGTCCTGA